A window of the Salvelinus fontinalis isolate EN_2023a chromosome 14, ASM2944872v1, whole genome shotgun sequence genome harbors these coding sequences:
- the LOC129869347 gene encoding atrial natriuretic peptide receptor 2-like encodes MALWIALYLSLSLVVDCWHDLDNTEYDCWPLDSPNDYNMINCGGLEMSWVLRPPEKVTDGEEFNVTYTVTASDDFYEYAVKNKIFQFSNASEAKRFCDKHDCPANWNSANEINCCIYHANIHSCPLALMRHGGICGPWIPDDGKIVTHTVSKAGKMSTKFWTSKVVLIHVGVTSVIAHIKIGHMHAALESKVLVVSAQVCGDDVCELEENCLTCPADCGACPMSITIKVAIGLPVTLFFGGFILTMVWFQYQKQKMFWDESWIINYKNIMFGKVCYTGFCSTTSLQQVKSNSSVSRTTDVTVCTVVNTTFKQNFIQPAIYDGRTVAVKHIQNKHFTLSKTIRREVKEVRELDHPNLSKFIGGSIEVPYVSIITEYCPKGSLADVLLNEDVPINWGFRLSFATDIARGMAYLHQHKMFHGRLHSRNCVIDDRWVCKISDYGLTAYRKEDFEVVSNGFHREDTYRIYYAPEVLLGSSSNVTPAADIYSYSIILVEIATRSDLLSDQTDGVKLDITWRPSLPELKAGKADTDCPDRGDYCELIKKCWSQNVTLRPTFEQVKKMLDKMNPHKVSPVDMMMNLMEKYSKHLEAIVAERTQDLLQEKQKTDCLLYSMLPKPVADDLRQGRTAEAQSYSNATVYFSDIVGFTELSGSSTPHQVVDFLNQLYTTFDDIIDNYDVYKVETIGDAYMVVSGVPNENGINHAGEIASMALGLVNVCHAFKIPHKPTTQLRIRAGIHSGPVVAGVVGTKMPRYCLFGDTVNTASRMESTSEALKIQVSGATADLLNTLGGYTLICRGSLNVKGKGEMTTWWLEAKREESSDPLLRSTEFRGVPVPVSN; translated from the exons ATGGCTCTATGGATAGCCCTATACCTATCCCTCTCCTTG GTTGTCGATTGCTGGCATGATCTGGATAACACCGAGTATGACTGTTGGCCATTAGATAGCCCTAATGATTACAACATGATCAACTGTGGAG ggctGGAGATGTCGTGGGTGCTGCGGCCACCGGAGAAAGTGACGGACGGGGAGGAGTTCAATGTCACCTACACCGTCACAGCATCAGACGACTTCTACGAGTATGCAGTCAAAAACAAGATATTCCAGTTCAG CAACGCCTCCGAAGCCAAAAGGTTCTGTGACAAGCACGACTGTCCCGCGAATTGGAACAGCGCCAACGAGATCAACTGTTGCATTTACCATGCCAACATTCACTCCTGCCCTCTGGCTCTCATG AGGCACGGCGGTATTTGTGGCCCGTGGATCCCTGATGACGGGAAGATTGTGACACACACCGTGTCCAAAGCAGGAAAGATGAGCACGAAGTTCTGGACATCAAAG GTGGTTCTGATTCATGTCGGAGTGACCTCAGTCATTGCCCATATCAAAATTGGACATATGCATGCAGCTCTGGAGTCCAAGGTGCTGGTCGTCAGTGCTCAAG tgtgtggGGATGATGTCTGCGAGCTGGAGGAGAACTGTCTCACGTGCCCGGCGGACTGTGGTGCCTGCCCCATGTCCATCACCATCAAGGTGGCCATCGGACTGCCCGTCACACTCTTCTTCGGTGGCTTCATCTTAACCATGGTG TGGTTCCAGTACCAGAAACAGAAGATGTTTTGGGACGAAAGCTGGATTATCAACTATAAAAATATAATGTTTG GTAAAGTGTGTTACACGGGCTTCTGCAGTACGACCAGTCTCCAGCAGGTGAAGAGTAACTCCAGTGTGAGCCGAACTACAGACGTGACTGTCTGCACTGTGGTCAACACCACCTTCAAACAGAACTTCATCCAACCTGCCATTTA TGATGGAAGGACTGTAGCCGTGAAACACATCCAGAACAAACACTTCACCCTCTCCAAAACAATCAGGAGGGAGGTGAAAGAAGTGAG GGAACTGGATCACCCGAATCTCTCCAAGTTTATCGGTGGTTCCATTGAGGTCCCCTACGTCAGTATCATCACCGAGTACTGCCCCAAAGGAAGCCTGGCTGATGTCCTCCTGAATGAGGATGTGCCAATCAACTGGGGCTTCAG GTTGTCCTTTGCTACTGACATAGCCCGTGGAATGGCTTATCTCCACCAACACAAGATGTTTCATGGCAGACTTCACTCAAGGAATTGCGTCATTGACGACCGCTGGGTTTGCAAAATCTCAG ACTATGGCCTGACAGCCTACAGAAAGGAGGACTTTGAGGTAGTCAGTAATGGGTTCCACCGTGAGGATACCTACCGTATATACTATGCCCCTGAGGTCCTCCTGGGAAGCAGCTCTAATGTCACTCCGGCGGCTGACATTTACAG CTACTCTATCATCTTAGTTGAGATTGCCACTCGCTCTGACCTCCTTTCA GACCAAACGGATGGCGTGAAGTTGGATATCACGTGGCGCCCTTCCCTGCCGGAACTGAAAGCTGGGAAAGCGGATACTGATTGTCCTGACCGGGGAGATTACTGTGAG CTGATAAAGAAGTGCTGGTCTCAAAATGTCACATTGAGGCCAACTTTTGAGCAGGTGAAGAAGATGCTGGATAAAATGAACCCACACAAAGTCAGCCCTGTGGACATGATGATGAATCTG ATGGAAAAGTACAGTAAGCATTTAGAGGCCATTGTAGCGGAGAGAACACAGGATCTTCTCCAGGAGAAACAAAAGACAGACTGTTTGCTATACA GTATGTTACCAAAGCCGGTGGCCGACGACCTTCGTCAGGGTCGCACAGCAGAGGCTCAGAGCTACTCCAACGCCACAGTCTACTTCAG TGACATTGTGGGTTTCACAGAGCTCTCTGGCTCAAGCACCCCTCACCAGGTGGTGGACTTTCTAAATCAGCTCTACACCACGTTTGATGACATCATTGATAATTATGATGTCTACAAGGTGGAGACTATAGGAGACGCTT ACATGGTGGTCTCTGGTGTCCCCAATGAGAATGGCATAAACCATGCGGGGGAGATCGCCAGCATGGCTCTGGGTCTGGTCAATGTTTGCCATGCCTTTAAAATCCCACACAAACCCACCACGCAGTTGAGGATACGAGCTGGCATACACTCAG GACCTGTAGTTGCTGGTGTCGTGGGAACCAAAATGCCACGGTATTGCTTATTCGGTGATACAGTGAACACAGCATCGCGGATGGAATCAACAAGCGAAG